The Phytohabitans houttuyneae genome has a segment encoding these proteins:
- a CDS encoding nuclear transport factor 2 family protein: MHTIPEPIAAFHEAVNAADGAAAAALAVSDVEVGGPRGAARGVDLLRGWVERSGIRLTPLAAHHGAGGAVVVTQHATWPGDETVHEIATLFRLSPEQRLTAVIRYDTPAQALAAAGVPVSR, encoded by the coding sequence ATGCACACAATACCTGAGCCGATCGCCGCGTTCCACGAGGCGGTCAACGCCGCCGACGGTGCCGCCGCAGCCGCTTTGGCCGTCTCCGACGTGGAGGTGGGCGGCCCACGCGGCGCGGCCCGCGGTGTCGATCTGCTGCGCGGCTGGGTGGAGCGTTCCGGCATCCGGTTGACGCCGCTCGCCGCCCACCACGGGGCCGGCGGCGCCGTCGTGGTGACCCAGCACGCCACATGGCCCGGCGACGAGACGGTCCACGAGATCGCCACCCTCTTCCGGCTCTCGCCCGAGCAGCGGCTGACCGCGGTGATCCGCTACGACACGCCCGCGCAGGCCCTGGCCGCGGCCGGCGTCCCCGTTTCCCGGTGA
- a CDS encoding MarR family winged helix-turn-helix transcriptional regulator: MHIAQDISAGAALFRLVRFWGRRWAAQPAGPPHVAHVQVLEALDAAATPTIAAVASQLGLDRSVGSRMVSETVAAGYLTRRPDPGDARRTLLAPTAAGRELLRQARQWQQRVFLELTDGWSAADRERFGGYLRRLVRENR; the protein is encoded by the coding sequence GTGCATATTGCACAGGATATCTCGGCCGGCGCCGCGCTCTTCCGCCTCGTCCGCTTCTGGGGACGGCGGTGGGCGGCCCAGCCCGCCGGCCCGCCGCACGTCGCGCACGTCCAGGTCCTCGAGGCACTGGACGCCGCCGCCACCCCCACCATCGCGGCCGTCGCCAGCCAGCTCGGCCTCGACCGTTCGGTGGGCAGCCGCATGGTGTCCGAGACGGTGGCCGCCGGATACCTGACCCGCCGGCCGGACCCCGGCGACGCGCGGCGCACGCTGCTCGCCCCGACCGCCGCCGGGCGGGAGCTGCTGCGGCAGGCGCGGCAGTGGCAGCAGCGGGTGTTCCTGGAGCTGACCGACGGCTGGAGCGCCGCCGACCGCGAGCGCTTCGGCGGCTACCTGCGCCGGCTGGTCCGGGAAAACCGCTAG
- a CDS encoding tyrosine-type recombinase/integrase, which translates to MYPAVLPTAAAGALAVGAGGADFTEAWLRNRRLSEHTRAAYRRDIAGWLAWCAARDLEPLRASFLDVNAYGRDLEATVEPRGGRPLTPATVARKLSALSSWYDFLTKLRAVEANPVAGADRPKVARDHSSTVGLTPEEVDALLAAADTDTGPHAARNRAAVALLADLGLRVGELVSLDLSDIGYERGHRSVRFIGKGGKPRRRALTPGTSAALDAYLDIRPGPPEGAVFLTASGARLDRHAVFRLVRRLARQAGIPAWAKLSPHSLRHAFATTARAEGVPLEDVQDAMGHADPRTTRRYDRDRHNLDRDPAYAIWAARARRTAR; encoded by the coding sequence ATGTACCCCGCTGTGCTGCCCACCGCCGCGGCCGGCGCGCTGGCGGTCGGCGCCGGTGGAGCGGACTTCACCGAGGCGTGGCTGCGCAACCGGCGGCTGTCCGAGCACACCCGCGCCGCGTACCGCCGGGACATCGCCGGGTGGCTGGCCTGGTGCGCGGCCCGCGACCTGGAGCCGCTGCGCGCCTCGTTCCTGGACGTGAACGCCTACGGCCGCGACCTGGAGGCGACCGTCGAGCCGCGCGGCGGCCGGCCGCTCACCCCGGCCACCGTGGCCCGCAAGCTGTCCGCGCTGTCCAGCTGGTACGACTTTCTGACCAAGCTGCGCGCCGTCGAGGCCAACCCGGTCGCCGGCGCCGACCGCCCCAAGGTCGCCCGCGACCACTCCAGCACCGTCGGCCTCACCCCTGAGGAGGTGGACGCGCTGCTGGCGGCGGCGGACACCGACACCGGGCCGCACGCGGCCCGCAACCGGGCCGCCGTCGCGCTCCTGGCCGACCTGGGGCTGCGGGTGGGCGAGCTGGTCAGCCTCGACCTTTCCGACATCGGGTACGAGCGTGGGCACCGCAGCGTCCGGTTCATCGGCAAGGGCGGCAAGCCGCGGCGCCGCGCGCTGACCCCGGGCACGTCGGCGGCCCTCGACGCGTACCTGGACATCCGCCCCGGCCCGCCCGAGGGCGCGGTGTTCCTGACCGCCAGCGGTGCCCGGCTGGACCGGCACGCGGTCTTCCGGCTGGTGCGGCGGCTGGCCCGGCAGGCCGGCATCCCGGCGTGGGCGAAGCTGTCGCCGCACTCGCTGCGGCACGCGTTCGCGACCACCGCCCGCGCCGAAGGGGTGCCGCTGGAGGACGTGCAGGACGCGATGGGCCACGCCGACCCGCGTACCACCCGCCGCTACGACCGCGACCGGCACAACCTGGACCGCGACCCCGCCTACGCCATCTGGGCCGCCCGCGCCCGCCGCACCGCCCGCTAG
- a CDS encoding sulfotransferase family protein, whose translation MALPHFLIAGVPKAGTTALHAALVRHPDLFLPSVKEPKFFLTDGPPPTRGGPGDAQTYQEHVWRREDYERLFDPAPPGALRGEATPFYLHHLDSHARIHRLVPDAKIILLLRDPVDRAHSNWTHLWTAGLEPEADFLTACRLEDQRKAAGWAAFWHYLDLGRYGAQVKHLYEYFPASRCCSCATWSCGRHPRRPWTRCARSSASTPASSTSSPPRTSPAPWTTPASTPRCATCCAPVPGSGSTFPYPCARSSGARC comes from the coding sequence GTGGCGCTGCCCCACTTCCTCATCGCGGGCGTACCCAAGGCGGGCACGACCGCGCTGCACGCGGCCCTGGTCCGCCACCCCGACCTGTTCCTGCCCTCGGTGAAGGAGCCCAAGTTCTTCCTGACCGACGGCCCGCCACCCACGCGCGGCGGGCCTGGCGACGCGCAGACCTACCAGGAGCACGTGTGGCGCCGCGAGGACTACGAGCGCCTGTTCGACCCGGCCCCGCCCGGCGCGCTGCGCGGCGAGGCCACCCCGTTCTACCTGCACCACCTGGACTCGCACGCGCGGATCCACCGGCTCGTGCCGGACGCGAAGATCATCCTGCTGCTGCGCGACCCGGTGGACCGCGCGCACTCCAACTGGACCCACCTGTGGACCGCCGGGCTGGAGCCGGAGGCCGACTTCCTGACCGCCTGCCGCCTGGAGGACCAGCGCAAGGCGGCCGGCTGGGCGGCCTTCTGGCACTACCTCGACCTCGGCCGGTACGGCGCGCAGGTCAAGCACCTGTACGAGTACTTCCCCGCGAGCAGGTGCTGCTCATGCGCTACCTGGAGCTGCGGCAGACACCCGCGGCGGCCCTGGACAAGGTGTGCGCGTTCCTCGGCGTCGACACCGGCGTCATCGACGTCGTCCCCGCCGAGAACGTCACCCGCACCGTGGACAACACCCGCGTCAACGCCGCGCTGCGCTACCTGCTGCGCACCGGTGCCGGGTTCGGGCAGCACTTTCCCGTACCCTTGCGCAAGGTCTTCCGGGGCCCGCTGCTGA
- a CDS encoding helix-turn-helix transcriptional regulator — MTAQELSEELEVSVRTIYRDVESLSGAGVPVYADRGPAGGYQLLDGYRTRLTGLTVDEAETLFLSGVPGPVAELGLGAVLTAAELKLRASLPPELGARAGRIRERFHLDAPGWFRRDEQTPHLSALAGAVWDESLVQARYLRWKAPREVTRTLAPLGVVLKAGRWYLVAAPADDLSRPLTYRVSNVLGVDVLDQPFARPGGFDLAEFWQAWAKRYEESVYVDEATVRITAEALARMPHIFPPAMSRGAVANAGPPGDDGWVRTTVPIESVRHGLMELLKLGADVEVLGPPELRDRFAETIRGMSRLYRQEDAT; from the coding sequence ATGACCGCCCAGGAGCTCTCCGAGGAGCTCGAGGTCTCGGTGCGCACCATCTACCGGGACGTCGAGTCGCTGTCCGGCGCAGGCGTGCCGGTGTACGCCGACCGCGGCCCGGCCGGCGGCTACCAGCTGCTGGACGGGTACCGCACGCGGCTGACCGGCCTGACCGTCGACGAGGCCGAGACGCTGTTCCTGTCCGGCGTGCCCGGCCCGGTCGCCGAGCTCGGCCTCGGCGCCGTGCTGACCGCCGCCGAGCTGAAGCTGCGCGCCTCGCTCCCGCCCGAGCTGGGCGCGCGGGCCGGGCGGATCCGCGAGCGGTTCCACCTGGACGCGCCCGGCTGGTTCCGCCGCGACGAGCAGACCCCGCACCTGTCCGCGCTGGCCGGCGCGGTCTGGGACGAGAGCCTCGTCCAGGCCCGCTACCTGCGGTGGAAGGCGCCCCGCGAGGTCACCCGCACGCTCGCCCCGCTCGGCGTGGTGCTCAAGGCCGGCCGCTGGTACCTGGTGGCCGCCCCGGCCGACGACCTTTCCCGCCCGCTGACCTACCGGGTCAGCAACGTGCTCGGCGTCGACGTGCTGGACCAGCCGTTCGCCCGGCCCGGCGGCTTCGACCTGGCCGAGTTCTGGCAGGCGTGGGCCAAGCGGTACGAGGAGAGCGTCTACGTCGACGAGGCCACGGTCCGGATCACCGCCGAGGCGCTGGCCCGGATGCCGCACATCTTCCCGCCCGCGATGAGCCGCGGCGCGGTCGCCAACGCCGGCCCGCCCGGCGACGACGGCTGGGTGCGCACCACCGTGCCGATCGAGTCGGTCAGGCACGGCCTGATGGAGCTGCTCAAGCTCGGCGCCGACGTCGAGGTGCTCGGCCCGCCCGAGCTGCGCGACCGGTTCGCCGAGACGATCCGCGGCATGAGCCGCCTCTACCGACAGGAGGACGCGACATGA